The nucleotide sequence TTCTTTAGTGCCAATACTATTTGTTGAGGATACTAATGATAAACCTCCAGCCGGAATTTTGTCAAATTGCACACCTAATGCCAGACGATTTGATGCACCAGCAGCAATGGGTGTTATTTCGAATGAAAATGTCGCTAATTTATTCTTATTTCCTTTCGAATAGGATATTTTTTCAATTGTGAAAACAAAGTCATTCATATCGTAATCTCCTAACGCGGGCCAGTTATCTTCCATTGCAAAGGTATATCCATTACCCGTTTCGACCTTTATAGGGAAAGATGGATTTGTAGGTGTACCCGTACCCGGATCTCCCGTTACTCCAGAGCCATTACATGACGTTTCCGCAACAGATGTTTGAGGACTCTTTGTTAACTTAACGTTGCCTGTTGTCTTATATAACAACCGTGAATCATATGAAGTAGCTATGGCTGCTTCCATGGATCCTACTAATGATAAATTCTCAGAAAAGTCAGATGTCGGACCTACAGTTCCTGATTTCACATAAAAGAGTGGTTCGAGGTTACTTTCTTTTGCGCCATTGATTACAACATGGTAATTGAAAACAGCGCCATTTGAGACCGTATTGCTTGTTGGTAAATTATAGGCAGAAACATCCCCAATAGAGAAAACAGCATTACCTTTTAATGTAAAAGTTGAATTATTTCCCCAAAAGTCCTTACAAGCTAACAACGAGCCCGAAGCAGAGTTAATAGATCCTTGTTCCGTATACAAGTCGTCACATACGGTGAAACAATTATTATTTAATGTTCCGCCTCCGCCACTAAAGTTCAAGTAAGCTACCTCCATATGATGATTATTATCTATAACAAACTTATTGGTCAACGAAACTTCAGCAGCTTTTATCTCTCCGTTATTTTCAAGCTTTGTTGTAGAATTACCAGTTAATTTTCTTACATTAAAAAGATTATTATTTTGTATCGCAGCTCCATTGGTAACCTCTATATCTTGAGAATTTAACGTTCCATTATTGATGATTTTTGGATTATTCCATCCTAACACCAGGTTCTTTGTGTTTAGAATTCCATCGTTTACAACTTTAGTATTAACTCCAATGCTTGAATTAGCATTCAAATTTAACGTTCCTCCTTCATGTATAGCCACTACTATATTCTGACCATACCAATTGAGGTCTGAGTTTGCTGTAACTTTTCCCTTAGGCAACACAACAATCTTACAGCCATCTTCTAATGCTAACTGACTATTAAAAATAGCAGTTCCCTCGACAT is from uncultured Macellibacteroides sp. and encodes:
- a CDS encoding LruC domain-containing protein; the protein is MKPMFKVFSFTVLSSTLLFSSCVKDLYDPEIVAEKNPNAEIPVGFKFTTTKSVNLTVNVDDQYNGENFYMVEVYNQNPLASNNNLKLLSAGVAIGSAPFIEDIVVSQSDSVLYIKQIDPLKREVVMVVDVTSATTAVCDFSSNSIGTRSTSLTNSSSVITTRAIPASAERASTYNLPDKNQRTDLGNGAVTLAANTKYYLPLNVSNDMITFSGGQKNIELYVEGTAIFNSQLALEDGCKIVVLPKGKVTANSDLNWYGQNIVVAIHEGGTLNLNANSSIGVNTKVVNDGILNTKNLVLGWNNPKIINNGTLNSQDIEVTNGAAIQNNNLFNVRKLTGNSTTKLENNGEIKAAEVSLTNKFVIDNNHHMEVAYLNFSGGGGTLNNNCFTVCDDLYTEQGSINSASGSLLACKDFWGNNSTFTLKGNAVFSIGDVSAYNLPTSNTVSNGAVFNYHVVINGAKESNLEPLFYVKSGTVGPTSDFSENLSLVGSMEAAIATSYDSRLLYKTTGNVKLTKSPQTSVAETSCNGSGVTGDPGTGTPTNPSFPIKVETGNGYTFAMEDNWPALGDYDMNDFVFTIEKISYSKGNKNKLATFSFEITPIAAGASNRLALGVQFDKIPAGGLSLVSSTNSIGTKENGQDKANLILFPDVYSTFGLSSPGITNTNPSLPKYKTDTYKFEVAFSNSVSESDINISNLNFYLIIGQNNDVNRKEIHLAGFKATSKVKSDPLDYTDYNNMVWGLLIPTANFKYPAESVTIQEAYPNFLNWAKSGGANNSNWYLSPQSGKVYNK